From Solwaraspora sp. WMMD1047, the proteins below share one genomic window:
- a CDS encoding nitrate- and nitrite sensing domain-containing protein gives MGGSIVRLIRLLVAVPLIAVMGFAGLALQGSVQEVINAGTVHDLVRLSAQAGNLARALQSERVLAAVELTNEEQVASSTFDGQVGRTDIAVAQFQQGRADVTDASPSLQRVDAGLSALTTVREQVRSSPRASLSAIAFSYRILIADLLAFRASVVADTPARIADEVRAAVAVSEVGEAIGQLQVSVLRSLAGGALTPAGQQESAAAQARINEASTTFLGLAEPEWVARWEQIGTDPEVVAAQRLQDEVGRTLPGARYDVEPDQWVEATDGWISKLFEIQGGVDASVADAVTDEREQRIYTAVSQGAGMLLVLILTGVLTAVVARRITRRLRSLRRTVTKVAYDRLPAVVRELDAAPPGSVRPDEVADRSVSEFRISGTDEIAEVATATRALHREAVRIAGEQAVMRANVAEIFVHLSRREQRLVDAMLVLVDQVERDEADPERLHQLYQLDHLATRMARINQSLLVLGGSGISRVRQDTVPLDHVIQAALSQIEHYTRVRTGSVDKELHVAGTAVDEIVHLLAELLDNATAYSSPETEVLVTGHALSDRAIVQVVDQGVGLSEQRCQQLNVRLASPGSVDVSGVRAMGLTVVARLAARQGVRVELRPGPERGTVAEIVMPASVVVRRPFQRPEPVEAVTGTVRPSVVQGRSVTASPPPPYSQGGLPAPAAVAGSGSPAGRAAPASPVSPFTPAPAAPAPLFQPVAGTLPQRPNAAALPGAGTQASNGGQATTEVPTGTQRSDGAQQFDGAQQFDGAQQFDGAQQFDGAQQFDGAQQFDGAQQFDGAQQSTVAQPSGGRSVNGWFKTAQDGDSVTVTWPVDAGERWATAPTVAVPTQVGLPRRVPQHHLVPDAPQPAAEAPRKLDPSTVAAAMSAYAKGVASHRVPAANQP, from the coding sequence TTGGGCGGCAGCATCGTCCGACTGATCCGGTTGCTGGTCGCCGTACCGCTGATCGCGGTCATGGGCTTCGCGGGCCTGGCGCTGCAGGGATCGGTGCAGGAGGTGATCAACGCCGGCACCGTGCACGACCTGGTCAGGCTCTCGGCCCAGGCCGGCAACCTGGCTCGCGCTCTGCAGTCCGAACGGGTGCTCGCCGCGGTCGAGCTCACCAACGAGGAACAGGTCGCCAGCTCGACCTTTGACGGGCAGGTGGGGCGTACCGACATCGCGGTCGCCCAGTTCCAACAGGGCCGCGCGGACGTCACGGACGCCAGCCCCAGCCTGCAACGGGTCGACGCCGGCCTGAGCGCGCTGACCACCGTACGCGAGCAGGTGCGCTCCAGCCCGCGTGCGTCACTCTCCGCGATCGCCTTCAGCTACCGGATCCTCATCGCCGACCTGCTCGCCTTCCGGGCGTCCGTGGTCGCCGACACCCCGGCCCGGATCGCCGACGAGGTCCGCGCCGCGGTGGCGGTGTCCGAGGTGGGCGAGGCGATCGGCCAGCTCCAGGTGAGCGTGCTGCGCAGCCTCGCCGGTGGCGCGCTGACCCCGGCCGGACAGCAGGAGAGCGCCGCCGCCCAGGCCCGCATCAATGAGGCCAGCACCACCTTCCTGGGGCTGGCCGAGCCGGAGTGGGTGGCGCGCTGGGAGCAGATCGGCACCGATCCCGAGGTGGTCGCCGCGCAGCGCCTGCAGGACGAGGTGGGGCGTACGCTGCCGGGCGCCCGGTACGACGTCGAGCCGGACCAGTGGGTCGAGGCCACCGACGGGTGGATCAGCAAGCTGTTCGAGATCCAGGGCGGGGTGGACGCGTCGGTCGCCGACGCGGTCACCGACGAGCGCGAACAACGGATCTACACGGCGGTCTCGCAGGGCGCCGGGATGCTTCTGGTCCTGATCCTGACCGGTGTGCTCACCGCCGTGGTGGCCCGCCGGATCACCCGGCGGCTGCGATCCCTGCGCCGGACCGTGACGAAGGTGGCGTACGACCGGCTGCCGGCCGTGGTCCGGGAGCTCGACGCCGCCCCACCCGGCAGCGTGCGACCCGACGAGGTGGCCGACCGTTCGGTGTCGGAGTTCCGGATCAGCGGCACCGACGAGATCGCCGAGGTGGCGACCGCGACCCGGGCGCTGCACCGGGAGGCGGTTCGGATCGCCGGTGAACAGGCCGTGATGCGGGCCAACGTCGCGGAGATCTTCGTGCACCTGTCCCGCCGCGAGCAGCGACTGGTGGACGCCATGCTGGTCCTGGTCGACCAGGTGGAACGCGACGAGGCCGACCCGGAGCGGCTGCACCAGCTCTACCAACTGGACCACCTCGCGACCCGGATGGCGCGGATCAACCAGAGCCTGCTGGTGCTGGGCGGCTCCGGGATCTCCCGGGTACGCCAGGACACGGTCCCACTGGACCACGTGATCCAGGCCGCGCTCTCCCAGATCGAGCACTACACCCGGGTCCGGACGGGCTCCGTCGACAAGGAGCTGCACGTCGCCGGCACCGCGGTCGACGAGATCGTGCACCTGCTCGCCGAGCTGCTGGACAACGCGACCGCGTACTCGTCGCCGGAGACCGAGGTGCTGGTCACCGGGCACGCGCTCTCCGACCGGGCGATCGTGCAGGTGGTGGACCAGGGCGTCGGCCTCTCCGAACAACGGTGCCAGCAGCTCAACGTCCGACTCGCCAGCCCCGGCTCGGTCGACGTCTCCGGCGTCCGGGCGATGGGCCTCACCGTGGTCGCCCGGCTCGCCGCCCGACAGGGCGTACGGGTGGAGCTGCGTCCCGGCCCGGAACGCGGCACGGTGGCCGAGATCGTGATGCCGGCGTCGGTCGTGGTGCGGCGGCCGTTCCAGCGTCCGGAGCCGGTGGAGGCGGTGACGGGTACGGTCCGACCGTCCGTCGTCCAGGGCCGGTCGGTCACCGCGTCCCCGCCTCCCCCGTACAGCCAGGGCGGGCTGCCCGCCCCGGCGGCGGTGGCCGGGTCGGGCTCCCCGGCCGGCCGGGCGGCTCCCGCGTCGCCGGTCTCCCCGTTCACGCCGGCGCCCGCCGCGCCCGCGCCGTTGTTCCAGCCGGTCGCCGGGACCCTGCCGCAGCGACCGAACGCGGCCGCGCTGCCCGGCGCCGGCACCCAGGCGTCCAACGGGGGACAGGCGACCACGGAGGTACCGACCGGGACGCAGCGGTCGGACGGTGCGCAGCAGTTCGACGGTGCGCAGCAGTTCGACGGTGCGCAGCAGTTCGACGGTGCGCAGCAGTTCGACGGTGCGCAGCAGTTCGACGGTGCGCAGCAGTTCGACGGTGCGCAGCAGTTCGACGGTGCGCAGCAGTCGACGGTCGCGCAGCCGTCGGGTGGGCGTTCGGTGAACGGCTGGTTCAAGACCGCCCAGGACGGCGATTCGGTGACCGTCACCTGGCCGGTCGACGCGGGTGAGCGGTGGGCGACCGCCCCCACGGTCGCGGTGCCCACGCAGGTCGGGCTGCCGCGGCGGGTGCC